Proteins encoded together in one Staphylococcus aureus window:
- a CDS encoding NRAMP family divalent metal transporter, protein MGRNLKLKKESDFEFTKNHKRLLLGSVFLMATSAIGPAFLTQTAVFTSQFFASFAFAILLSIIIDIGAQINIWRILVVTGLRGQEISNKVVPGLGTVISILIAFGGLAFNIGNIAGAGLGLNAIFGLDVKWGAAITAIFAILIFVSKSGQKIMDVVSMILGIVMILVVAYVMFVSNPPYGDAFVHTFAPEHPMKLVLPIITLVGGTVGGYITFAGAHRILDSGIKGKQYLPFVNQSAIAGILTTGIMRTLLFLAVLGVVVTGVTLSSENPPASVFEHAIGPIGKNIFGIVLFAAAMSSVIGSAYTSATFLKTLHKSLNERSNLIVIVFIVISTMIFLFIGKPISLLIIAGAINGWILPITLGAILIASKKKSIVGDYKHPNWMFIFGIVAVLVTILTGIFSFKEVLQLF, encoded by the coding sequence ATGGGGAGAAATTTAAAGCTTAAAAAAGAAAGTGACTTTGAATTCACAAAAAATCATAAAAGGTTATTATTAGGTTCTGTATTTTTGATGGCAACTTCTGCAATTGGGCCAGCATTTTTAACGCAAACAGCAGTATTTACATCACAATTTTTTGCAAGTTTCGCATTTGCCATATTACTGTCTATCATCATTGACATTGGTGCACAAATTAATATATGGCGCATATTAGTTGTAACTGGTTTAAGAGGTCAAGAAATATCAAATAAAGTTGTTCCTGGGCTTGGTACTGTTATCTCAATATTGATTGCATTTGGTGGTCTAGCTTTTAATATTGGTAATATTGCTGGTGCCGGTTTAGGTTTAAATGCAATTTTTGGATTAGATGTAAAATGGGGCGCAGCTATTACTGCAATCTTTGCAATATTAATCTTTGTAAGTAAAAGTGGCCAAAAAATTATGGACGTTGTTTCAATGATTCTTGGTATTGTGATGATTTTAGTTGTGGCATATGTGATGTTTGTTTCTAATCCACCTTATGGTGATGCTTTTGTGCATACATTTGCGCCAGAACATCCAATGAAATTAGTCTTGCCCATCATTACGTTAGTTGGTGGAACTGTAGGTGGTTATATTACCTTTGCAGGTGCACATCGTATATTAGACTCTGGCATTAAAGGTAAGCAATATTTACCATTTGTAAATCAATCAGCAATTGCTGGTATTTTAACTACAGGTATTATGAGAACGTTACTATTCCTAGCGGTATTAGGAGTTGTTGTAACAGGTGTGACACTAAGTTCTGAAAATCCACCAGCGTCAGTTTTTGAACACGCAATTGGACCAATTGGAAAGAATATTTTTGGTATTGTGTTATTTGCTGCAGCTATGTCATCAGTAATTGGCTCAGCATACACAAGCGCAACATTTTTAAAAACACTTCATAAATCACTTAACGAAAGAAGTAATTTAATTGTGATTGTGTTTATCGTTATTTCAACAATGATTTTCTTATTTATTGGAAAACCAATCAGCCTTTTAATTATAGCAGGCGCGATAAATGGATGGATTTTACCTATTACGTTAGGTGCAATTTTGATTGCAAGTAAAAAGAAATCAATTGTTGGTGATTATAAACACCCAAATTGGATGTTCATCTTTGGTATCGTTGCAGTACTTGTTACAATATTGACAGGTATATTCTCATTCAAAGAAGTACTTCAGTTATTTTAA
- the pxpA gene encoding 5-oxoprolinase subunit PxpA, producing MRVDLNCDLGEAFGNYSFGGDHQIIPLITSANVACGFHAGDENVMNETVKLAKAHNVAVGAHPGLPDLKGFGRRNIDISNDEIYNLMIYQLGALQGFCRIHQVKINHVKPHGALYQMGAKDREIANVIAQAVYDFDPSLVLVGLANSYLISEAKNVGLITASEVFADRRYEDDGQLVSRKESDAVITDTDEALKQVLKMVKENKVISKNNKEVTLQADTICVHGDGEHALLFVSKIREILMKEGIDIQSL from the coding sequence ATGCGAGTTGATTTGAATTGTGATTTAGGCGAAGCATTTGGAAATTATTCCTTTGGTGGTGATCATCAAATTATTCCGTTAATTACAAGTGCGAATGTTGCTTGTGGTTTTCACGCTGGTGATGAAAATGTAATGAATGAAACGGTAAAACTTGCCAAAGCACATAATGTTGCAGTAGGTGCACATCCTGGTTTACCTGATTTGAAAGGCTTTGGCAGACGAAATATAGATATCTCTAACGACGAGATTTATAATTTGATGATTTATCAATTAGGTGCATTACAAGGGTTTTGTCGCATTCATCAAGTTAAAATTAATCATGTTAAACCGCATGGTGCATTGTATCAGATGGGTGCAAAAGACAGAGAAATAGCAAACGTTATAGCACAAGCTGTTTATGACTTTGATCCATCACTAGTGTTAGTAGGATTAGCAAATTCATATCTAATTTCAGAAGCAAAGAATGTCGGATTAATTACAGCTTCTGAAGTGTTTGCTGATAGACGATACGAAGATGATGGGCAGCTCGTTAGTAGAAAAGAAAGTGATGCTGTGATTACTGATACTGACGAAGCACTTAAGCAGGTTTTAAAGATGGTGAAGGAAAATAAAGTTATTTCAAAAAACAATAAGGAAGTAACGTTACAAGCAGATACAATTTGTGTGCATGGTGATGGAGAACATGCATTATTATTTGTTTCGAAAATTAGAGAAATTTTAATGAAAGAAGGCATTGATATTCAATCCTTATAG
- the yqeH gene encoding ribosome biogenesis GTPase YqeH, protein MSDILKCIGCGAPLQSEDKNKPGFVPEHNMFRDDVICRRCFRLKNYNEVQDVGLESEDFLKLLSGLADKKGIVVNVVDVFDFEGSFINAVKRIVGNKKIILAANKLDLLPKQINKRRVKEWLKRTARKYGLEADDVVLISAEKGWGIDDLLSSIANIRENEDVYIVGTTNVGKSTLINKLIEASVGEKDVVTTSRFPGTTLDMIDIPLDETSFMYDTPGIIQDHQMTHLVSEKELKIIMPKKEIKQRVYQLNEAQTLFFGGLARIDYVSGGKRPLVCFFSNDLNIHRTKTEKANDLWRNQLGDLLTPPGNPQNFDLNEVKAVRLETGKEKRDVMISGLGFITIGPGAKVIVRVPKNVDVVLRNSIL, encoded by the coding sequence TTGTCTGACATTTTAAAATGTATCGGTTGTGGTGCGCCACTTCAATCTGAAGATAAAAATAAACCTGGTTTTGTACCAGAGCATAATATGTTTCGTGATGACGTGATTTGCAGACGTTGTTTCCGCTTGAAAAATTATAACGAAGTTCAAGATGTAGGATTAGAAAGTGAAGACTTTTTAAAATTATTATCAGGACTTGCGGATAAAAAGGGTATTGTCGTCAATGTCGTGGATGTATTTGACTTTGAAGGATCATTTATTAATGCAGTTAAACGTATTGTCGGAAACAAAAAAATCATTTTAGCAGCAAATAAATTGGATTTATTGCCGAAACAAATTAATAAACGTCGAGTTAAAGAATGGTTAAAACGAACAGCAAGAAAATATGGTTTGGAAGCTGACGATGTCGTATTAATTTCAGCTGAAAAAGGCTGGGGCATAGACGACTTATTATCATCAATTGCGAATATTCGAGAAAATGAAGATGTGTATATTGTAGGGACAACGAATGTTGGGAAATCTACATTGATTAATAAACTGATTGAAGCTAGTGTTGGTGAAAAAGATGTAGTAACAACTTCAAGATTCCCTGGAACAACTTTAGATATGATAGATATTCCTTTAGATGAAACATCATTTATGTATGATACACCAGGTATTATTCAAGATCACCAAATGACGCATTTAGTTAGTGAAAAAGAATTGAAAATTATTATGCCTAAGAAAGAAATAAAACAACGCGTATATCAATTAAATGAGGCGCAGACATTATTCTTCGGCGGTCTAGCGCGCATAGATTATGTATCAGGTGGTAAACGTCCGTTAGTTTGTTTCTTTTCTAATGACTTGAATATACATCGTACTAAAACGGAGAAGGCTAATGATTTATGGCGTAATCAACTTGGCGATTTATTAACGCCACCTGGAAATCCACAAAATTTTGATCTTAATGAGGTAAAGGCTGTTAGACTTGAAACAGGCAAAGAGAAACGCGATGTTATGATCTCTGGTCTAGGCTTTATAACTATAGGACCAGGGGCTAAAGTAATCGTTCGTGTTCCTAAAAATGTTGATGTTGTATTAAGAAATTCTATTTTATAA
- a CDS encoding YqeG family HAD IIIA-type phosphatase, with the protein MGLVRKFFMPNSYVQSIFQIDLDKLVDKGVKGIITDLDNTLVGWDVKEPTERVKAWFKEANEKGITITIVSNNNESRVASFSQHLDIDFIFKARKPMGKAFDKAITKMNIRPDQTVVIGDQMLTDVFGGNRRGLYTIMVVPVKRTDGFITKFNRLIERRLLRHFSKKGYITWEEN; encoded by the coding sequence ATGGGTTTAGTTCGCAAGTTTTTTATGCCGAATTCATATGTTCAATCAATATTTCAAATTGATTTAGACAAGTTAGTGGACAAAGGCGTTAAAGGTATTATTACAGATTTAGATAATACGCTAGTAGGTTGGGATGTTAAAGAACCTACAGAACGTGTTAAAGCATGGTTTAAGGAAGCTAATGAAAAAGGAATCACTATTACAATCGTGTCTAATAATAATGAGTCTCGTGTTGCTAGTTTTAGTCAGCATTTAGACATCGATTTTATTTTTAAAGCGAGAAAGCCAATGGGGAAAGCGTTTGATAAAGCAATAACTAAGATGAATATCAGACCAGATCAAACTGTTGTTATAGGTGACCAAATGCTTACTGATGTATTTGGTGGTAATCGTCGAGGTCTATATACAATTATGGTTGTTCCAGTTAAACGAACTGATGGCTTTATTACTAAGTTTAATAGATTAATTGAAAGACGATTATTACGTCATTTCAGTAAAAAAGGTTATATCACATGGGAGGAAAATTGA
- the mtnN gene encoding 5'-methylthioadenosine/S-adenosylhomocysteine nucleosidase, translating to MIGIIGAMEEEVTILKNKLTQLSEISVAHVKFYTGILKDREVVITQSGIGKVNAAISTTLLINKFKPDVIINTGSAGALDESLNVGDVLISDDVKYHDADATAFGYEYGQIPQMPVAFQSSKPLIEKVSQVVQQQQLTAKVGLIVSGDSFIGSVEQRQKIKKAFPNAMAVEMEATAIAQTCYQFNVPFVVVRAVSDLANGEAEMSFEAFLEKAAVSSSQTVEALVSQL from the coding sequence ATGATTGGTATAATTGGTGCCATGGAAGAAGAAGTAACAATATTAAAAAATAAATTAACACAATTAAGCGAAATTTCAGTTGCACATGTTAAATTTTATACTGGCATTTTAAAAGATAGAGAAGTAGTGATTACCCAAAGTGGCATTGGAAAAGTTAATGCTGCAATTTCTACGACATTATTAATTAATAAGTTTAAACCGGACGTCATTATTAATACAGGTTCTGCTGGAGCTTTAGATGAAAGTTTAAATGTAGGTGACGTTCTTATAAGTGATGATGTAAAATATCATGATGCAGACGCAACAGCATTTGGTTATGAATATGGACAAATACCACAGATGCCGGTAGCATTTCAATCAAGTAAACCTTTAATAGAAAAAGTATCTCAAGTTGTACAACAACAACAATTAACAGCTAAAGTAGGCTTAATTGTAAGTGGTGATAGCTTTATCGGTAGTGTTGAACAACGCCAAAAAATTAAAAAAGCATTTCCAAATGCGATGGCGGTTGAAATGGAAGCAACTGCAATTGCACAAACATGTTATCAATTTAATGTACCATTTGTTGTAGTTCGTGCAGTTTCAGACTTAGCAAATGGAGAAGCGGAAATGAGCTTCGAAGCATTTTTAGAAAAAGCAGCTGTATCATCAAGTCAAACTGTTGAAGCATTAGTGTCTCAATTATAA
- a CDS encoding acetyl/propionyl/methylcrotonyl-CoA carboxylase subunit alpha, whose translation MLRCLIANRGEIAVRIIRACREYGIETVAVYAKGDEQSLHVHLADQAICIGEANALDSYLNIDRIISAAQITGANAIHPGYGFLSESTKFAQTVEEQGIAFIGPTKKTMEMMGDKITARQTVHHAGVPVIPGSNGAVNHVSEIENLAKDIGYPVVIKAASGGGGKGIRIVKKAEDLEKAFKEAKSEGKKYFDDDRVYVEAFIPVAKHVEVQVMGDGQDNYVHLGERDCSVQRKNQKLIEESPCAALTEERRQQICNDAVKVARAANYRSAGTIEFLVTDTAHYFIEMNARIQVEHTVTEMRAERDLVAAQLYLLEHNHLPFSQSDIQFNGHVIEARINAENPEKKFQPTPGKVTALHLPQGFNVRVDSLLYHGYQVSPYYDSLVAKVIVKSHDRASAIDKLKVTLDEMVIDGFSTTADFLYAVLNYPLYRDGDAKDVDIKFLEKHQIVKGVEL comes from the coding sequence ATGCTTCGTTGTTTAATTGCGAACAGAGGTGAAATTGCTGTAAGGATTATAAGAGCTTGCAGAGAATATGGGATTGAAACTGTAGCAGTTTATGCAAAAGGGGACGAGCAAAGCTTGCATGTACATTTAGCAGATCAAGCTATATGTATTGGGGAAGCTAATGCTTTAGATAGTTATTTAAATATTGACCGCATCATATCTGCTGCACAAATCACTGGTGCTAATGCAATTCACCCAGGATATGGCTTTTTATCAGAATCAACAAAATTTGCTCAAACCGTTGAGGAACAAGGCATAGCGTTTATAGGGCCTACTAAAAAAACGATGGAAATGATGGGGGATAAAATAACAGCAAGACAAACAGTTCATCATGCAGGTGTTCCTGTGATTCCAGGATCAAATGGTGCTGTGAATCATGTGTCTGAAATTGAGAATCTTGCCAAAGACATCGGTTATCCAGTTGTTATCAAAGCTGCCAGTGGCGGTGGTGGTAAAGGTATACGTATTGTAAAGAAAGCTGAAGATTTAGAAAAGGCATTTAAAGAAGCTAAAAGTGAAGGAAAAAAATACTTTGATGATGATCGTGTTTATGTTGAGGCTTTTATACCTGTTGCAAAACATGTTGAAGTTCAAGTTATGGGAGATGGGCAGGATAATTATGTACATTTAGGGGAACGTGATTGTTCTGTACAACGTAAAAATCAAAAATTAATCGAAGAATCTCCTTGTGCAGCATTAACTGAAGAAAGACGACAACAAATATGTAACGATGCTGTTAAAGTTGCACGTGCAGCAAATTATAGAAGTGCAGGTACGATTGAATTTTTAGTAACTGATACCGCACATTACTTTATTGAAATGAATGCTCGAATACAAGTTGAACATACTGTTACAGAGATGCGAGCAGAACGTGATTTGGTTGCAGCACAACTGTATTTATTGGAACATAATCATTTACCTTTTTCACAAAGCGATATTCAATTTAATGGTCATGTGATAGAAGCGAGAATAAATGCCGAAAATCCTGAAAAGAAATTTCAACCAACACCAGGTAAAGTGACAGCGTTACATTTACCTCAAGGCTTTAATGTGCGAGTCGATTCTTTACTATATCACGGTTATCAAGTTTCACCATATTATGATTCTTTAGTAGCTAAAGTAATTGTAAAATCTCATGATAGAGCTTCAGCAATTGATAAGTTGAAAGTCACCTTAGATGAAATGGTGATAGATGGATTTTCTACAACTGCCGATTTTTTATATGCAGTTTTAAATTATCCACTATATCGTGATGGAGATGCAAAAGATGTTGATATTAAATTTTTAGAAAAACATCAAATTGTTAAAGGGGTGGAATTATAA
- the sel26 gene encoding staphylococcal enterotoxin type 26, producing the protein MGEFEVKYLTGFILILLLEGIFTNSASAIEYSDLHHKSKFDSKRLSNAKMSFINPTQLENKNTNDRLLKHDLLFHDMFVNDDWKKDFKVEFENEALSKKFINKDIDIFAGNYGYGCHGGATNKTQCSYGGVTLSDNNKYDDYKNIPCNLWIDGHQTEIELTAVKTKKKIVTIQELEVQLRNYLNEKYKLYEQGGDIVKGYVKYYNDDEQNVEYDFYNLNGEYGREVLKMYADNKTINSDKLHLDIYLFKS; encoded by the coding sequence TTGGGGGAGTTTGAAGTTAAATATTTAACAGGATTTATTTTAATATTATTGTTAGAAGGAATTTTTACAAATTCAGCGAGTGCAATCGAATATTCAGACTTACATCATAAAAGTAAGTTTGATTCAAAGCGTCTAAGTAATGCTAAGATGTCATTCATCAATCCAACTCAGCTTGAAAATAAAAACACAAACGATAGACTGTTGAAGCATGATTTGTTATTTCATGACATGTTCGTAAATGATGATTGGAAAAAGGATTTTAAAGTTGAATTTGAAAATGAGGCACTTTCAAAGAAATTTATAAATAAGGATATCGATATATTTGCTGGAAATTATGGATACGGATGTCATGGGGGAGCAACCAATAAAACGCAATGTAGTTATGGTGGTGTTACTTTAAGTGACAATAATAAATACGATGATTATAAGAATATACCTTGTAATTTATGGATTGACGGACATCAAACAGAAATAGAACTAACTGCAGTAAAAACGAAAAAGAAAATTGTTACTATTCAAGAATTAGAGGTTCAATTAAGAAATTATTTGAATGAGAAGTATAAGTTGTACGAACAAGGTGGCGACATTGTTAAAGGGTATGTTAAATATTATAATGATGATGAACAAAATGTAGAATATGATTTTTATAATTTAAATGGTGAGTATGGTCGTGAGGTATTAAAAATGTATGCTGATAATAAAACTATCAATAGTGACAAATTGCATTTAGATATCTATTTATTCAAATCATAA
- a CDS encoding Fic family protein, which translates to MGYRTLKSIFHEHNESKMKEEYIKRFNSLASFNTNINIIPMENGKKVNDLEYPLFFMVTKNLSKKQELISINSRKIDRALNSLPYAAREQYFNDLLIDELQSTNEIENVFSTKQEIAHALNNQASEFLKFRGLVDQYKEIELNKKIKVDNVRDIRAIYDKLVSNEINEQDKLDGELFRKNFVGVHDGSTNKYIHVGLQPETKIVEFIGEMLTFLKYFDAPQPFKIMASHYLFEYIHPFYDGNGRVGRFIIAKLLSDYYDNYTALTFSYVINRNKSKYYKAFMTASNHLNCGDLTEFIDTMLELLIAGQERILDELIPKMDATEKLTLYLTSHYKQIDYEFLYLLSMDKLFGNKRNRLTLIDLENILGVGRVKINNTIKKYDNYLVKIKSRPTIYEISDEFLNSIIK; encoded by the coding sequence ATGGGTTACAGAACTTTAAAAAGTATTTTTCATGAACACAATGAAAGTAAAATGAAGGAAGAGTATATTAAAAGATTTAATTCTTTAGCTTCTTTCAATACTAATATTAATATCATACCTATGGAAAATGGAAAAAAAGTTAATGATTTGGAATATCCTCTATTCTTTATGGTGACTAAAAATCTATCAAAAAAACAAGAATTAATATCAATTAATAGTAGAAAAATTGATAGAGCACTTAATTCTTTACCATATGCAGCTAGAGAACAATATTTTAATGATTTATTAATCGATGAATTACAAAGTACTAATGAAATTGAAAATGTATTTAGTACTAAACAAGAGATTGCACATGCGTTAAATAACCAAGCATCAGAATTTCTTAAGTTCAGAGGCCTCGTGGATCAATATAAAGAGATAGAACTTAATAAAAAAATTAAAGTTGATAATGTAAGAGACATTAGAGCGATTTATGATAAATTAGTTTCAAATGAAATTAACGAACAAGATAAGTTAGATGGAGAGCTATTTCGTAAAAATTTTGTCGGTGTGCATGATGGGTCAACGAATAAATATATACATGTTGGGTTACAACCTGAAACCAAAATTGTTGAATTTATAGGTGAAATGCTAACATTTTTAAAATATTTTGATGCGCCTCAGCCGTTCAAAATCATGGCTAGTCATTATCTGTTTGAATATATACATCCTTTTTATGATGGCAATGGTAGAGTTGGAAGATTTATAATTGCCAAGCTCTTGAGTGATTATTATGATAATTATACTGCTTTGACATTTTCATATGTTATAAATAGAAATAAATCGAAATATTACAAGGCGTTTATGACTGCTTCAAATCATTTGAATTGTGGTGATTTGACGGAATTTATTGACACAATGCTTGAGCTATTGATAGCAGGACAAGAAAGAATACTTGATGAGTTAATACCAAAAATGGATGCGACTGAAAAATTAACGCTTTATTTAACTAGTCATTATAAACAGATAGATTATGAATTTTTGTATCTCCTTTCAATGGATAAATTGTTTGGAAATAAAAGAAATAGATTAACATTAATTGATTTAGAAAACATATTGGGAGTAGGAAGAGTAAAAATTAATAATACAATTAAAAAATATGATAACTACTTAGTTAAAATTAAAAGTAGACCAACAATTTATGAGATAAGTGATGAATTTCTAAATTCGATTATAAAATAA